Sequence from the Rhizobium sp. TH2 genome:
GTCGATAACCGGGATCACCGCGCCGCGCAGGTTGATGAGGCCCAGCACGTAAGGCGGCGTGTGCGGCATCGGCGTGACCGGCGCCCAGCCGCGGATTTCGCGGATCGCCATGATGTCGATGCAGAACTCCTGGTCGCCGAGGTGGAAGGAGACGATTTCGAGCTGCGATGCAGACTGCTTGATGTTCATGCTCATTGGAATTCTTCCCAGATGCTGTCGTTGGTGCCGCGATCGCCCGCAGGTGTCCTGATCCTGAAGATTGTCAAATACGCGTTAAGGATTCGCTAAACCTGATTGCGAACTCTTGGAACACAGCCGTAAAACCCGCAAATCATGCGGGCTGAGCCGCCTAGCTACGTGCAAGACCGAAAGCGCTTTGAAAATCTTGCGGAAAAGGGCTATCATGGTCGTCATGCAAACGCTTCCGCAACAACCCCGGCCTCCTCGCCTCGCGGCAATCGCGTTTCTCGCGGCGCTGACTGCGGGTCTTGTTGCCGCCCTCGCGGGCTGGAGCATGTTCGGGACGTCGATCCTCTTCACCTATGCCGAAAGCGGCCTCGCCTGGTGCTTCTGACGCGCGAGTGATATCCCGGCGGATTGTCGCATCCGGCCCCGCACACGCCATTTTGATCTCGCGGGCATTTGCCTGATATGCGGGCCGCATGTAAGAGGTCGGTCCGACCGGTGAACCGAGACCCCTTGTTATGAGAACTTTCCGCATCGTCATATCGATACTGGCCGTCATCATGGCGGCCTTGTTTTTCTGGCTCTGGACTACCGTCGGCAATCAATCGACGCTGATCGCCGAAAAGCCATGGGGCGTGCCCTTCACTCTGACCAGCCAGGGTGGCCAGCCGATCACGGAAAAGGCCTTCCAGAACGGCAAGCCGACAGCACTGTTCTTCGGTTTCACCAACTGCCCCGAGATCTGCCCGACCACGGTCTATGAACTCACCGGCTGGATGAAGGAAGTCGATCCCGACAAGTCGAAGATGCAGGCCTACTTCATCTCGATCGATCCCCGGCGCGACACGCCCGACGTGCTCAACAAATACCTTTCCAACGCGACCGACCGAATCACCGGAATTTCCGGCGATCCGGAGAAGGTCGAGGCCATGGCCCGCGGCTTCAAGGTCTCGTTCCAGAAAGTGCCCACCGATGCCAAGAATCCGGATGGACCGGAATATACGATGAACCATTCCGCGTCCGTGTTTCTGCTTGACGGAGAGGGCCGCTTCATCGGCACGATCGATTACAAGGAAAGCCCAGATGTCGCGGTCCAGAAGCTCAAGAACCTGATAGCGAGATCCTCGTGAGTGAAATCCGCCTCTTCGTCTCGACCACCGAAGCCATGGCCGAACAAGTGATGCACGCGTTGTCGGATCTCTTCGGCGAAGAGGACTACGCGATCGCCACGCAGGAGATCGACGAATCCAAGGGCATCTGGGAGGCCTCGATCTACGGCCCCGCGGAACAGGAACCGGAAATCGCCGGCCGCTTCGGCGGCCTGGTCGAGAAAAGCTTCCCTGCGCTCAAGATCGAGCGGGAGGTCCTGCCCGATATCGACTGGATCGCCAAGTCGCTGGAAGGGCTGAAGCCCGTCCGCGCGGGCCGGTTTCTCGTTCATGGCAGCCATGACCGCGACAAGGTTCGCCCGAACGATATCGGCATACTCATCGAGGCCGGCCAGGCCTTCGGCACCGGTCATCACGGTACGACAGCCGGCTGCCTCAACATGATCGGCGATGTGCTGAAGTCGCGTAGAGTCAGCAACGCGCTTGATCTTGGGACAGGTTCCGGCGTGCTCGCCATCGCCACCCGGCTGATGTCGAGAATTCCCGTCGTCGCCACCGATATCGATCCGGTCGCCACGCGCGTCGCCACTCAGAATGCCCGCATCAACGGCGTGACCGATGGCGTCCATCTCGCCACCGCGCCGGGCTTTCACCACGCGATCTTCCGCGAGCATGGGCCGTTCGACCTGATCATCGCCAACATCCTGGCGCGTCCGCTGATGAAACTGGCGCCCGATCTCGTTCGCCACCTCTCGGACGAGGGCACGGTGATCCTGTCCGGCATTCTCGCGGGGCAGCGCTGGAAGGTCATATCGGCCTACAACGGCGCCGGCTTGAAGCACCGCCGCACGACCTGGATGAACGGCTGGGTGACGATCGAACTGGTGCGGTAATCAATCGTGCTTCGGCCTGTAGAGAGATCTGAGAAGCCGTTCGTAGTCACGACCGCCGTAGAAGAGCGAGCTCTTCTCACGATCGCGTATATATTTGTAGAGAGCTTCGAGATCGGCGATCGCCTTCTTGCGGAAGACAACCTTGTAAATCATGCGGGCTTTTCGCCTGTGTCACGCGTATAGAACTCGTGCACTCCCCGCATCGCGACTTCGATGGGAATATCATCCGAGCCGTCATCGAAAGGCTCGTTGATGCTTGCCTTCAACGCTTCGAATTCGTCGGCGCCGATCTCCTCGAACCCGGCGAGCAACGTCAATCCCGCCTCGATCACATCAGCGGCGCTGGCATAGCGGCCAGAATCCATCTGCTGTTTGATGATCTCTTCGAAGTGCTCACTCAGCTTTATCTCACCCATGATCGAACCTCCATCGACATAGAAATAACAACTGATGGAAAAATCACAAATAAAAAAGGCGGCGCCGGGAGGAGGATGGCGCCGCCTTTGATCAGCAAGGCTGACCGGTCCTCAAAGAGCTGGGAGGAGGAGTGCTCTTCAAGGACGATATCATGTTTCAGATCCCGATGGCTGGGAGGAGGAGTGCCGATCGCGACCTATGCGAAACATGAAACTTTCATTCTCTGGCGATCCGATCTCTCGTTCGCCGTTGGTATTCTAAATAGGTCAACGGACCTGACTTAACCAGCGGAATGTCAGCATGGGAGCTATGCACCAGATGCATGATTTTACCAGTTGGTCAATTTCTCGCCACTTGAGATAATAATTGGGCAGAAATCATTCAAGGCCGCCTGCCTCGCGGCGCCCGGATATTGTTATTTTGCATTGCAATATGTAAGAGTCGCTTCGATTGCTGTCCGGGAGGAGCGAGGAGGACGAATGCAAATCATTTCAACGGTTTCGGGCCTGCGCGCAGCGCTCGCTCCGGCGAAGCGCGCCGGCCTGAAGGTCGGGCTCGTACCGACAATGGGCTATCTGCATGAGGGCCACATGACGCTGGTGGCCCGCGCACGAGCCGAAAACGATATCGTCGTCACCTCCATCTTCGTCAATCCCCTGCAGTTCGGCGCCAACGAGGATCTCGCCAAGTATCCTCGCGACCTCGCGCGCGACAGTGCGATGTTGGAAAAGGGCGGCGTGGATTTCATCTTCGCGCCTGATGTCGAGGATATGTATCCGCACAAGATCGAAACCGTCGTCGATATTCCCTCGCTCGGGCGGCAGCTCGAGGGTGAGGTCCGGCCCGGCCATTTCGCGGGCGTTTGCACCGTTGTGACCAAGCTGTTCAACATCGTCGGTGCCGAGCGCGCCTATTTCGGCGAGAAGGACTACCAGCAGCTCCAGATCATCCGGCGGATGGCGGAGGATCTCAACCAGCCGGTCGAGGTGGTCGGCGTGCCGACGGTACGCGATCACGACGGCCTCGCCCTCTCCTCCCGTAATGTCTATCTGACCTCCGACGAACGCCGAGCCGCGGCTATCGTGCCCAAGGCGCTGGACGAAGCTCAGCGCCTGATCGACGCCGGTCTGCGCGATCCCGCGCAGCTGGAAGCGCGGGTCACTGATTTCATCGCGTCGGAGCCCCTCGCCCGGCCCGAGGTCGTGGCGCTGCGCGATCCGCGCACGCTCGCGCCGCTGGAAACGATAAAGCCCGGCGCATTGCTGCTGCTTTTTGTCCGCTTCGGGACAACCAAGCTTCTTGATAACCGCATACTGACTGTCCACATGCGCCAGACGGCTTGAAAGCGCGTCAGACGTCTAGAATCGGAGAATGCCATGAGTGCCCAAACCAACATCAAGCGCCGGACCGCGGCTTCGATTCAGGCGTTGAAGGGCGAACGCCCGGTCGTCTGTCTCACGGCTTACACCGCGCCGATCGCCAAGCTGCTCGACCCGCATTGCGACCTGCTGCTCGTCGGCGACAGCATGGGCGTGGTTATCTACGGCTTCGAATCGAGCGTCTACGTGACGATGGAAATGATGATCGCCCATGGGCAGGCGGTGATGCGCGGAACGAAAGAGGCCTGCGTCGTGGTCGACATGCCCTTCGGCTCCTACCAGGAATCCAAGGAACAGGCCTTCCACAGTGCGGCGCGGATCATGAAGGAATCGGGCTGTTCCGCGATCAAGCTCGAGGGCGGCGAGGAAATGGCTGAAACCGTGCATTTCCTCAGCCAACGCGGCATTCCTGTCATGGGCCATGTCGGGCTGATGCCGCAGCAGGTCAATGCGACCGGCGGCTACCGTTCACTGGGCCGCTCGGATGAGGAAGCGGCCAAGATCCGCCGCGACGCGAAGGCAATCGACGATGCCGGCGCCTTCTCCATCGTCATCGAAGGCACGATCGAGCCCCTGGCGCGCGAAATCTCCGCCGGCATCAAGGCCGTTACCATCGGCATCGGCGCATCCGCCGCCTGCGATGGACAGGTGCTGGTGACAGACGACATGCTCGGCATCTTCACCGATTTCAAGCCGCGCTTCGTCAAGCATTTTGCCAATCTGGCGCCGCAGATTTCCAAGGCTGCCGAGGATTATGCCGCCGAGGTCAATGCCCGGACCTTCCCGGCGGACGAGCACACCTACCAGATGAAGCGGCAGAAGCTCTGAGCGACCGCCGTCACCCCACGCCGACTATCAGACGAACAGAAAATCCTTCGCGTCGAGTTCGGTGAGCGCGCTGCCTTGAATGACCAGTCGGTCGTGATGACCGGTTTCGATGATGACATTTCCACCGGTTTCGCGCATCAGCGGCTTGAGGTTATCGAAATCATCGATGCCATTGATGTCGATCTGGATCAGATCCTCGCCGTCGGTGAAATCCGTGATCCGATCGACACCGGAACCGGTGAAGCCGAACGTATCGATGCCGGCGCCGCCCGTCAGCCAATCGTTGCCGCCGAGACCCAGCAGCAGATCGTTGCCGCCGAGGCCCGAAAGGCGGTTGCGCCCGGAATTGCCATAGATCGCATTGTCGCCGTCATTGCCCGTGCCGTTGATCCACGCGCCGCCATCGAGGATGAGCTGCTCGAAATTCGCGTCCAGCACAAAGCTGACGGTGGCATGCACGTAATCGGTGCCTTCTCCGGCGTTCTCGTGGAGATCAAGGCTGCGGCTATCGACGATATAGGTGTCATCGCCGCGCCCGCCATTGATGGCGCCCTTGACCCAGCCGCCGTCATTGACGAACACATCCGCGCCGTCGCCAAGATGAACCTCGCCAATGATGTCACCCTTGTTGGTCACAACATCGTCGCCGAAATTGGCGAAGATGGCGATATCGCCCTGGATAAGGCCCTTGTTGGTCAGCCACTGCACGTCGCCGGCGGATGAATTGAGGAAGACCGCGGCCCAGTTGCCATCGGCCTGGAACACTTCGCCCTTGTTGAGCATACCACTGTCATCGCCCTTGAGCTCGACGCTCCAGCCGTGCTCTCCCTGGATGAAGCCGTCGCGCCCATTGATCACGGTCGCGTCTTCTCCGGTCACGAAGATGCCGGAATGCGCACCTGTTATGATGCCCGTATTGCTGATGAAAGCGTTGTCGCCCCTGCCGGCTACGCCGAATTCGCCTGCGATCTTGCCGTGATTGACCAGAGTGAACCGATCCGCATTGAATGCGACGCCGGTCTCCAAGCCGAAAATGTTGCCGGTGCCACCCACGACCATCACATTGTCCGGCGAGAGCGCTTCCTGTCCGGCCCGACCGATCAGCACGCCATCGCCGTGAAGGCCGTTGACTAGGCCATCGATGATAAATGTCCGGTCGAGCGCCGGGGTTGACGCATCAATTGCCGTCACGTCGACAGTGATGTCCGCACGCTTCTTGACGATCCAGGTATCTCCGGCGGTCGAGGCGACGATCACCTGATCCCGGTATCCACTGAAAGAAAATGTATCGTTCATATCAGGTCCTCCCGTTCGAGACATTAGAGCGCCGTGCGTCCAATTGGACGCACAAAGGACGCTCTAACACTTTGAATCTACGCATCGTGCTTTCCGAAAATCGATTTCGATTTTCGGGCCGATGCGCTAGACATCGCATTATGCAATCTGCGGATGATTTATCATCGATCGGAGGCCCTCGCTTCTTAATCGAAAATTTACCTTAACGTCTCCAAGTTGATCTATCAGCGTAATTGATCACTCATTCAAAAAAACGCGGTTGTGTGATCGGCGGTTTTTGCTACGTTCCCGGAAAATCCAGGAACTCCCGATGAACCGCGAAGAAATCTGGGCCGGCATGCGCGCGGCCGTGCCAACGCTGTTGTCTTCCCTGCCCTTTGGCGTGTTGCTAGGCGCGGTGTCGGCCAATATGGGCCTGTCACTGGCCGAGATCGTGATGATGAACATGACGATCTATGCCGGCGCAAGCCAGCTTGTCGGGCTCGAACTGTTCAAGCACAACGTCGCGCCGTGGCTGGTCGTGGCCTCGATCTTTGCCGTCAATTTCCGCCATATCCTCTATTCGGCGGCCATCACCAAGCACATCGATCATTTCTCGTTCGGTCAGAAGGCCCTCGCCTTCTTCCTGCTCGTTGATCCGCAATTTGCCGAAAGCGTCAAGCGCTCGGAGAGCGGCAAGACGCTGACCATGACCTGGTACCTGGCCTTCGGCCTGACCTTCTACGCCGTCTGGCAGATCACCTGTATTCTGGGCGCGGTCTTCGGCAAACTGGTCGGCGATCCCCGGGCGCTCGGTCTCGACGTGCTGCTCACCGTCTATTTCCTCGGCCTGGTGCTTGGCTTCCGCGCCAAGGACAAATGGCTGCCGACGGTGATTGCAAGTGCGGTCGCATCGACCGCGGCCTGGCATTTCGTCGGTTCGCCCTGGCATGTCTCGATCGGCGCGCTCGCCGGCATCGTGGTGGCCGCTGGCCTGCCGCTTGGCCCCGCTCCGGAACCGTTGCCCAGCCCGGAGGCCGCATGATGGATATCACCTTCACGCTCACCATTCTCGCGGCAGCGCTCGCCACCTATGCGACGCGCACCGCTGGCTACGTGCTGATCAAATCGATGGACACGATACCGCCGCGCATGGAGGCTGCGCTCAATGCCGTGCCCGCAGCGGTGCTGGCGGCACTGGTGGCACCGTCATTCGTTTATGGCGGCATCGACGTCACACTGACCATGATCGTGGCACTGCTGATCGGCCTGCGCGCACCCTCGCTCGTCATGCTCGGCTGCGCCTGGGCTTTCGTTGTGGCGTTCAGGCATTTCGTGATGTGATCACGCCAGCGGCGCCGTAGCCCTCTTAAGCCAGGTCCTGACCTCGGCATCCTCAATCAGCGGCAGCAATTTGTCTCGCGTTTCGGCGTGGTAGTCGTTGAGCCAGCGCAGTTCCTCATCATTGAGGAAGGCGGTGAGGATCAGCCGCCGGTCGATCGGGCAGTAGGTCAGCGTCTCGAAGCCGAGCATCGGCCGGTCGCCACCTTCGATCATCTCGGCTTCCTCGACATAGACGAGGTTCTCGATGCGGATGCCGAAGCTGCCGGGGCGATAGTAGCCCGGCTCGTTGGAGAGGATCATTCCCGGCAGCAGTTCCTGCATGGCGGCGCGGGATATGCGCTGCGGCCCCTCATGCACCGAGAGGTAGGAGCCAACACCATGGCCGGTGCCGTGGCCGTAATCGGCGCCCGATTTCCACAGCGCGATACGGGCGAGCGGATCGAGATCGACGCCACGCGTGCCCTTGGGAAAGCGCGCGAGCGAAATCGCGATCATGCCCTTGAGCACCAGGGTGAAGAAGCGCTTCTGCTCGTCCGGCACTTCGCCGAACGCCACCGTGCGGGTGATATCGGTCGTGCCGTTGATGTATTGACCGCCTGAGTCGACCAGGAACATCTCGCCCGGCTTGAAACGCCGATTGGTCGTCGTCGTCACACGATAATGGATGATGGCGGCGTTCTCGCCCGCCCCCGAGATCGTGTCGAACGACACATCCTTAAGCGGGTTCTGCATGCGCTCGCCAACACGGATACGCGCAGCTTCCAGAGCCTTGACCGCGTCGATCTCGGTGACCGTGCCCGGCTCCTGGCTATCGAGCCAATGGAGATATTCGACCATCGCAGCGCCATCCTGCAGATGCGCCTTGGTGGAACCTTCCAGTTCGGTCCGGTTCTTGGTGGCGCGCGGGATCTTCACCGGATCGTCGCCGGAGATAACCTTGCCCCCAGCCTCCTCTATGAGACCTGAAAGCACGTAAGGTGCCAGATCCGGATCGAGCAGGATCGCACCGCCATCCGATGCCGCGATCTTCAGCCGGTTGATAAAGTCCGACGGCGCCACCTGCTCGGCCATCTGCCCGAGATAGGCACGCTGTTCGATGCCGGTCTTCTTCTCGTCGAGGAAGATTTCTGCACGCCCGTCGGCATGGATGATCGCGCGCGCCAGTGGATGCGGCGTGTGCGGCACGTCGGCGCCGCGAACATTGAACGCCCACGCGACCGAGGACGGGTCGGTGAGCACCACCGATGTGGCCCCCACAGCGGGCAGGCCTTCCGCGATGGTCTTGATCTTCTCGGTCGCCAGCACGCCTGCCTGGGCATCGTACTGGATCGTGACCTTGCCCATCGGCTCGGCGGGGCGATCGGCCCAGATTTCGTCGAGCGGATTGGATGCGAGGAAGACGACACTTCCGTTTTTCGGGGCCAGCGCTTTCTGCAGCTTCGCAACCTCCGCGCTGGTATGCAGCCACGGATCGATGCCGAGCCGGAAGCCATCCGACGCATGCGCCGCAAGCCACTTGGGCGGCGGCTCGCCGATCAGATCGCCACCGACGAAGACATTGCCGTCGACCTGTTCCTTCAGTTGGGTCGTATAGCGCCCATCGACGAAAACGATTACCTGGTCGGCCATGACAAGCACGACGCCCGCCGACCCGGTGAAGCCGGTGAGCCAGGACATGCGTTCGGCCGATGCCGGCACATATTCGCCCTGATATTCATCGGCACGCGGCACAAGAAACCCGTCGATCCCAAGATCAGTCATTTTTCCGCGCAGTTTCGCGACACGCTCGCCGCCGAATTGTGGCTCGGCAGTGGTTTCGAAGGACTGGTACATGGGGGCACTCCGGGCATCTTGGATTCGGGCTGCACCTTAACGGATGCCGGCGAAGGTCGAAAGCACTATCCCCCGATCAACGCCAGCCACTCGTCCTCGGTCATCACGGTCACGCCGAGTTCCGTTGCCTTGTCGAGCTTGGAACCCGCACCCGGCCCGGCCACCACATAGTCCGTCTTCTTCGACACCGATCCGGCCACCTTGGCGCCCAAGCTTTCGGCGCGCGCCTTCGCCTCGTCGCGGGTGAATTTTTCGAGCGAGCCGGTGAAGACGACCGTCTTGCCGGCGACCGGGCTGCCGGATGTGGTGGGCGCCTCGACGGCTTGTGGCGTCACTTGCCTCAGCAGTTGCGCGATCACGCCGAGATTGCGCGGCTCCTTGAAGAACTCGACCAGCGCGCGCGCGACGATCTCGCCGATGCCTTCGATGGCATTGAGTTCGTTCCAGGCCTCGCTGCCGGGTTCGGCGGCGTCCTTCACGCCGGCTTCGAACGCTTCATACGTA
This genomic interval carries:
- a CDS encoding SCO family protein — translated: MAALFFWLWTTVGNQSTLIAEKPWGVPFTLTSQGGQPITEKAFQNGKPTALFFGFTNCPEICPTTVYELTGWMKEVDPDKSKMQAYFISIDPRRDTPDVLNKYLSNATDRITGISGDPEKVEAMARGFKVSFQKVPTDAKNPDGPEYTMNHSASVFLLDGEGRFIGTIDYKESPDVAVQKLKNLIARSS
- a CDS encoding 50S ribosomal protein L11 methyltransferase, which gives rise to MSEIRLFVSTTEAMAEQVMHALSDLFGEEDYAIATQEIDESKGIWEASIYGPAEQEPEIAGRFGGLVEKSFPALKIEREVLPDIDWIAKSLEGLKPVRAGRFLVHGSHDRDKVRPNDIGILIEAGQAFGTGHHGTTAGCLNMIGDVLKSRRVSNALDLGTGSGVLAIATRLMSRIPVVATDIDPVATRVATQNARINGVTDGVHLATAPGFHHAIFREHGPFDLIIANILARPLMKLAPDLVRHLSDEGTVILSGILAGQRWKVISAYNGAGLKHRRTTWMNGWVTIELVR
- a CDS encoding type II toxin-antitoxin system ParD family antitoxin, whose amino-acid sequence is MGEIKLSEHFEEIIKQQMDSGRYASAADVIEAGLTLLAGFEEIGADEFEALKASINEPFDDGSDDIPIEVAMRGVHEFYTRDTGEKPA
- the panC gene encoding pantoate--beta-alanine ligase, whose product is MQIISTVSGLRAALAPAKRAGLKVGLVPTMGYLHEGHMTLVARARAENDIVVTSIFVNPLQFGANEDLAKYPRDLARDSAMLEKGGVDFIFAPDVEDMYPHKIETVVDIPSLGRQLEGEVRPGHFAGVCTVVTKLFNIVGAERAYFGEKDYQQLQIIRRMAEDLNQPVEVVGVPTVRDHDGLALSSRNVYLTSDERRAAAIVPKALDEAQRLIDAGLRDPAQLEARVTDFIASEPLARPEVVALRDPRTLAPLETIKPGALLLLFVRFGTTKLLDNRILTVHMRQTA
- the panB gene encoding 3-methyl-2-oxobutanoate hydroxymethyltransferase, whose protein sequence is MSAQTNIKRRTAASIQALKGERPVVCLTAYTAPIAKLLDPHCDLLLVGDSMGVVIYGFESSVYVTMEMMIAHGQAVMRGTKEACVVVDMPFGSYQESKEQAFHSAARIMKESGCSAIKLEGGEEMAETVHFLSQRGIPVMGHVGLMPQQVNATGGYRSLGRSDEEAAKIRRDAKAIDDAGAFSIVIEGTIEPLAREISAGIKAVTIGIGASAACDGQVLVTDDMLGIFTDFKPRFVKHFANLAPQISKAAEDYAAEVNARTFPADEHTYQMKRQKL
- a CDS encoding AzlC family ABC transporter permease → MNREEIWAGMRAAVPTLLSSLPFGVLLGAVSANMGLSLAEIVMMNMTIYAGASQLVGLELFKHNVAPWLVVASIFAVNFRHILYSAAITKHIDHFSFGQKALAFFLLVDPQFAESVKRSESGKTLTMTWYLAFGLTFYAVWQITCILGAVFGKLVGDPRALGLDVLLTVYFLGLVLGFRAKDKWLPTVIASAVASTAAWHFVGSPWHVSIGALAGIVVAAGLPLGPAPEPLPSPEAA
- a CDS encoding AzlD domain-containing protein, which translates into the protein MMDITFTLTILAAALATYATRTAGYVLIKSMDTIPPRMEAALNAVPAAVLAALVAPSFVYGGIDVTLTMIVALLIGLRAPSLVMLGCAWAFVVAFRHFVM
- a CDS encoding aminopeptidase P family protein — its product is MYQSFETTAEPQFGGERVAKLRGKMTDLGIDGFLVPRADEYQGEYVPASAERMSWLTGFTGSAGVVLVMADQVIVFVDGRYTTQLKEQVDGNVFVGGDLIGEPPPKWLAAHASDGFRLGIDPWLHTSAEVAKLQKALAPKNGSVVFLASNPLDEIWADRPAEPMGKVTIQYDAQAGVLATEKIKTIAEGLPAVGATSVVLTDPSSVAWAFNVRGADVPHTPHPLARAIIHADGRAEIFLDEKKTGIEQRAYLGQMAEQVAPSDFINRLKIAASDGGAILLDPDLAPYVLSGLIEEAGGKVISGDDPVKIPRATKNRTELEGSTKAHLQDGAAMVEYLHWLDSQEPGTVTEIDAVKALEAARIRVGERMQNPLKDVSFDTISGAGENAAIIHYRVTTTTNRRFKPGEMFLVDSGGQYINGTTDITRTVAFGEVPDEQKRFFTLVLKGMIAISLARFPKGTRGVDLDPLARIALWKSGADYGHGTGHGVGSYLSVHEGPQRISRAAMQELLPGMILSNEPGYYRPGSFGIRIENLVYVEEAEMIEGGDRPMLGFETLTYCPIDRRLILTAFLNDEELRWLNDYHAETRDKLLPLIEDAEVRTWLKRATAPLA